Proteins from a genomic interval of Sphingobacterium lactis:
- a CDS encoding SixA phosphatase family protein, with translation MKTLYLIRHAKAEEHSFSKDDFDRDLQDKGITRATRIAQELKERFQQTENTLVISSTANRAIQTAEVFCPILGLDVAAIQQTRDIYEAHLTDILAVINSVPESVDQVLVFGHNPGLSNLTNYLSHSIIELATSNVAVLQLEEGITFPMLAGGSASLAGLLK, from the coding sequence ATGAAAACACTCTATCTCATCCGTCACGCTAAAGCTGAAGAGCACAGTTTCTCAAAAGATGACTTTGACCGCGACCTCCAGGACAAGGGCATCACGCGCGCAACGCGCATTGCTCAAGAACTCAAGGAGCGCTTTCAGCAAACGGAGAACACGTTGGTGATCTCCTCCACGGCGAACCGCGCGATACAAACAGCAGAAGTATTCTGTCCGATTCTGGGCTTGGACGTTGCGGCGATCCAGCAGACACGAGATATCTATGAGGCACATTTAACGGATATATTAGCCGTCATCAATTCGGTTCCTGAATCTGTGGATCAGGTCTTGGTATTTGGCCATAACCCTGGCTTATCCAATTTGACCAATTACCTGAGTCACTCCATCATTGAATTGGCGACTTCCAATGTAGCGGTATTGCAGCTTGAAGAAGGGATAACCTTCCCCATGTTGGCTGGCGGTTCGGCCTCCCTTGCAGGGCTATTGAAATAA
- a CDS encoding glycosyltransferase family 2 protein yields the protein MDFEKRVSLIVGLRNNLDYTIAFYNRVRALYQQVEIVFVSYGSTDGTHEWLDNLQDECVKYHYENESKSLSHTYNKGVELASSELVSYLHNDLIIGEGFVEELVKAWKKRTVLIYSLVEPPIFVSDEQNWKTIRDFGSDLETFDMGAFNDYVSGVMASDAKPFVTKDESFFLCVEKEWLVEMGGLDTTFQPMFCEDSDLMMRFHIQDAELIQVPKAVAYHFVSKTSRFSKEFEKKSKEIDELGIRNFYRKWRCSPQASFKHSYDLVAVVKNATPDGLYKIEPFFAKVYTDLPKAEYIDKYQHTTAIDLSDRIEPIDEIPYHDVVVHLDEKQLTEKDYQRIRALSDIISRNRIKMKHPLKSLFKDYSKIKTGHISGKIFNFNPLERSFSISTPIKNNS from the coding sequence ATGGATTTTGAGAAAAGGGTGTCACTTATTGTGGGCTTACGAAATAATTTAGACTACACTATTGCATTTTACAATCGGGTAAGAGCTTTATATCAACAAGTGGAAATCGTTTTTGTGAGTTATGGGAGTACAGATGGAACACATGAGTGGCTGGATAATTTGCAGGACGAGTGTGTGAAATACCATTACGAGAATGAATCGAAGTCCTTGTCCCATACCTACAATAAGGGAGTGGAATTGGCGAGTTCAGAACTGGTAAGTTATCTCCATAATGATCTAATTATTGGTGAAGGATTTGTTGAAGAATTGGTGAAGGCATGGAAAAAAAGGACTGTCCTGATTTATTCGCTGGTGGAACCACCGATCTTTGTTTCAGATGAGCAAAATTGGAAGACAATTCGTGATTTTGGATCCGATCTAGAGACATTTGACATGGGTGCTTTCAACGATTATGTAAGTGGTGTAATGGCGTCGGATGCCAAGCCTTTTGTTACAAAAGATGAAAGCTTTTTCCTTTGTGTCGAGAAGGAATGGTTGGTCGAAATGGGAGGATTGGATACGACTTTTCAGCCTATGTTCTGTGAGGATTCTGACTTAATGATGCGATTTCATATCCAAGACGCCGAACTTATCCAGGTACCGAAAGCGGTAGCTTACCACTTCGTGAGCAAGACCTCAAGATTCTCCAAGGAATTTGAAAAGAAAAGCAAAGAAATAGACGAATTAGGGATAAGGAATTTTTACAGAAAATGGAGATGTAGTCCTCAAGCAAGTTTCAAACATTCCTATGACTTGGTCGCAGTGGTGAAAAATGCCACTCCCGATGGGCTCTACAAAATTGAACCCTTTTTCGCGAAAGTATACACCGATTTGCCAAAAGCTGAATATATCGATAAATATCAACATACCACGGCTATCGATCTTTCCGATCGAATCGAACCCATTGATGAAATTCCCTACCATGATGTAGTGGTACATTTGGATGAAAAGCAGTTAACGGAAAAGGATTATCAAAGAATCAGAGCTCTTTCCGACATCATCTCTCGGAATAGAATAAAAATGAAACATCCTTTGAAAAGCTTGTTTAAAGATTATTCGAAAATTAAAACAGGTCATATTTCAGGGAAAATATTTAACTTTAATCCGTTAGAAAGAAGTTTTTCTATATCGACTCCCATAAAAAATAATTCATAG
- a CDS encoding FKBP-type peptidyl-prolyl cis-trans isomerase translates to MAVENNNVVTLNYVLHTIEDNGEKTFVEQTTAENPLTFLYGVGMMLPKFEENIAGLNVGDKKSFELEATDAYGERDDRAIAQLPADMFKETGLPPVGEVLPLQDNQGNQFRAVVVEVTPEAVVADLNHPMAGKKLNFDIEILASREATPEELSHGHAHGADGTEGH, encoded by the coding sequence ATGGCAGTAGAAAACAACAACGTAGTAACGTTGAATTACGTTCTTCACACAATTGAAGATAATGGTGAGAAAACATTTGTAGAACAAACGACAGCTGAAAATCCTTTAACTTTCTTATATGGTGTAGGTATGATGCTTCCTAAATTTGAGGAAAATATCGCAGGCCTTAATGTTGGAGACAAGAAGTCTTTCGAATTGGAAGCTACTGATGCTTATGGTGAGCGTGATGACCGTGCTATCGCACAGTTACCAGCAGATATGTTCAAAGAAACTGGACTTCCTCCAGTAGGTGAAGTACTTCCTTTACAGGATAACCAAGGAAATCAATTCCGCGCTGTTGTCGTTGAGGTAACGCCTGAGGCGGTAGTTGCAGACTTGAACCACCCAATGGCGGGCAAGAAATTAAACTTCGATATCGAGATTCTAGCTTCTCGTGAAGCAACACCAGAGGAATTATCCCATGGCCATGCTCATGGCGCTGATGGAACCGAAGGTCACTAA
- a CDS encoding thioredoxin domain-containing protein: protein MANKLQGEHSPYLKQHEHNPVHWYPWGEEALNKAKEEQKLIIVSIGYSACHWCHVMERESFENEAIAETMNKFFVSIKVDREERPDIDQIYMIAVQLMTNAGGWPLNCICLPDGRPIYGGTYFKPQDWQQVLLQIAQMWEEKPEVAIDYANRLTEGIQQAEQLPIQAIPEKYSIQDIIEVVEPWKAQFDIRDGGYRRAPKFPLPNNWVFFLRYGFLSQDQHVLDHVHFTLEKMAHGGIYDQIGGGFARYSVDGQWHVPHFEKMLYDNGQLISLYSEAYQQRPTPLYKQVVQETIAWAEREMRDPNGGFYSALDADSEGVEGKFYTFEDEEFDLLGEDATLARNYFNISKSGNWTEEQINIPFVKAEDAGLIAEAGYTEDEWQVQLQEIKSKLLAYRAQRVRPGLDHKQLVTWNALFLKGLVDAYRVFGDAHYLELALEIAAFLERDCCQNGSLLHQPADSNRSIPGFLDDYAFTIDGFIALYEATFDDQWAEKAKILADKAITNFFDADQHAFYYTGKEAETLIARKSEIMDNVIPASSSTMVRQLFKLGLLFDINEYTEIADKVFANVFPHIKSYGSAYSNWAIQLLELHYGVWEIAITGDAAESWREELDRSYVPNKITLGGTKSKLPLLENKPGMEAKAYLCQDKTCSLPQSSIAQIIELINNKQGFDPTI, encoded by the coding sequence ATGGCAAATAAACTGCAGGGTGAACACTCACCTTATTTAAAACAACATGAGCACAATCCGGTGCACTGGTACCCTTGGGGTGAAGAAGCACTGAACAAGGCCAAGGAGGAGCAAAAACTGATCATTGTCAGCATCGGTTATTCTGCCTGCCATTGGTGCCATGTGATGGAACGGGAGAGCTTCGAAAATGAAGCAATCGCGGAAACCATGAACAAATTCTTTGTTTCCATCAAAGTGGATCGGGAGGAACGACCTGATATCGATCAAATCTATATGATTGCTGTTCAGTTGATGACCAATGCCGGTGGCTGGCCATTGAATTGTATCTGTTTACCTGATGGCCGACCGATATATGGTGGCACCTACTTCAAACCACAAGATTGGCAGCAAGTGCTGTTACAAATTGCGCAGATGTGGGAGGAGAAGCCAGAAGTGGCCATTGACTACGCCAACCGCCTTACCGAAGGGATTCAGCAAGCTGAACAACTTCCCATTCAAGCGATTCCCGAAAAATACAGCATTCAAGATATCATCGAGGTCGTTGAACCTTGGAAGGCACAATTTGATATCCGGGACGGCGGATACCGACGTGCCCCAAAATTCCCCTTGCCCAACAACTGGGTCTTTTTTCTCCGTTACGGTTTTTTGAGCCAAGATCAACACGTGCTTGACCATGTACATTTCACGTTGGAGAAGATGGCTCATGGAGGAATTTATGACCAGATTGGCGGTGGCTTCGCCCGATATTCCGTTGATGGGCAATGGCATGTGCCCCACTTCGAGAAAATGTTGTACGACAATGGGCAATTGATCAGTCTGTACAGTGAGGCCTACCAGCAACGCCCTACCCCATTATATAAACAGGTCGTTCAAGAAACCATTGCTTGGGCAGAACGGGAAATGCGCGACCCCAATGGCGGTTTTTATTCCGCATTGGACGCCGACTCCGAAGGGGTGGAAGGTAAATTCTACACGTTCGAAGATGAAGAATTCGACCTCTTGGGAGAGGATGCTACCCTAGCCAGAAATTATTTCAATATCAGCAAGAGCGGCAATTGGACCGAAGAACAGATCAATATCCCTTTTGTCAAGGCAGAAGATGCCGGATTGATTGCAGAGGCAGGTTATACAGAAGATGAATGGCAGGTACAATTACAGGAAATTAAATCCAAACTTCTAGCGTATCGTGCTCAGCGAGTCCGTCCTGGTTTGGATCACAAGCAATTGGTGACCTGGAATGCACTATTTTTGAAGGGATTGGTTGATGCCTATCGCGTATTTGGGGATGCTCATTATTTGGAGTTGGCTCTTGAAATCGCGGCGTTCCTAGAACGTGATTGTTGCCAAAATGGCAGTCTTTTACACCAGCCTGCAGACAGCAACCGCAGCATACCCGGATTTTTAGATGATTACGCATTTACCATTGATGGGTTCATTGCGCTCTATGAAGCAACGTTCGACGATCAATGGGCCGAAAAGGCTAAAATACTAGCTGATAAAGCAATAACCAACTTTTTCGATGCCGATCAACACGCATTTTACTACACTGGCAAGGAAGCAGAAACCTTAATTGCTCGCAAAAGCGAGATCATGGATAACGTCATTCCGGCCTCATCCTCGACAATGGTAAGGCAACTTTTCAAACTCGGCTTATTATTTGATATAAATGAGTACACGGAAATTGCGGATAAAGTTTTTGCCAATGTTTTTCCACATATTAAGAGCTACGGCTCGGCATATTCCAACTGGGCAATCCAATTATTGGAACTCCATTATGGAGTCTGGGAAATAGCTATTACGGGAGATGCAGCTGAAAGCTGGCGAGAGGAACTCGATAGATCCTACGTACCGAATAAAATCACCTTAGGTGGAACAAAAAGCAAGCTTCCGTTGTTAGAGAATAAACCGGGTATGGAAGCAAAAGCATACCTTTGTCAAGATAAAACCTGCAGTCTACCACAATCGTCGATTGCACAGATCATAGAATTAATAAATAATAAACAGGGATTCGATCCCACAATCTAA
- a CDS encoding sulfatase family protein, which produces MKKLLLLLPLLTLAAASLAQVKKSTPNVILIFMDDMGYGDLGVTGALQYHTPVLDALANNGLRFTDFTVPQAVCSASRSALLTGNYPNRMGIQGAYMPNAGLGLAPDEYTLAELMQDQGYTTQMIGKWHLGNEPQFLPTNQGFSAYFGLPYSNDMWPVEFDGTPAKKDSPYAKYPALPLLRMKAGQVVPDTVQIIETLDDQAALTGLYTDKAVDFIRENRKSPFFLYLAHSMTHVPIAASAAFKGQSEQGVFGDVMMEVDHAIGRIISELKKHDLEENTLVIFTSDNGPWLNFGNHNGSSGGFREGKGASWEGGVRVPCIISWPAKIHEPIVNNNLVSSMDIFATIAEILGNPKTPHKIDGISFLKQLGDPMAAADRKSLYYYYNRNDLEAVRFENWKLVFPHTYRSYEDVLPGNDGFPGKYNHKQVEAMELYDLRRDPAERYNVIQQHPQVLEKLLEIADEARNDLGDNLQKQEGKNRRPVGRIIRGEEK; this is translated from the coding sequence ATGAAAAAATTGCTATTGCTCCTACCCCTATTGACACTTGCTGCCGCTAGTTTAGCACAGGTCAAGAAATCAACCCCAAACGTCATCTTGATCTTTATGGATGATATGGGTTATGGTGATTTGGGCGTTACTGGAGCACTGCAATACCATACTCCCGTATTGGATGCTTTAGCAAACAATGGCCTACGTTTCACTGATTTTACCGTACCGCAGGCGGTTTGTTCTGCATCCCGATCGGCCCTGCTAACCGGCAATTACCCCAATAGGATGGGCATTCAGGGGGCATATATGCCCAATGCGGGGCTTGGTCTGGCCCCTGATGAATATACACTGGCGGAATTGATGCAGGATCAGGGGTATACTACCCAAATGATCGGCAAATGGCACTTGGGCAATGAACCGCAATTCCTTCCCACCAACCAGGGGTTTTCGGCTTATTTCGGGCTACCCTACTCCAATGACATGTGGCCCGTGGAATTTGACGGCACGCCGGCAAAAAAAGACAGTCCGTATGCCAAGTATCCGGCTCTCCCATTATTGCGCATGAAGGCTGGACAAGTCGTTCCAGATACGGTTCAAATAATCGAGACCCTCGATGATCAGGCTGCCTTGACAGGACTGTACACTGACAAAGCAGTTGATTTTATCCGCGAGAATCGAAAATCGCCCTTTTTCCTTTACCTCGCCCATAGCATGACCCATGTGCCCATTGCGGCGTCCGCGGCATTCAAGGGCCAATCGGAACAGGGCGTATTTGGCGATGTCATGATGGAAGTTGATCATGCCATAGGTCGAATCATCAGTGAACTGAAGAAACATGATCTTGAAGAGAATACGCTCGTAATTTTTACCAGTGATAATGGCCCCTGGCTTAATTTCGGCAACCACAACGGTTCTTCAGGAGGCTTCAGGGAAGGAAAGGGTGCCAGCTGGGAAGGCGGTGTCCGTGTACCGTGCATCATCTCCTGGCCCGCTAAAATCCACGAACCCATAGTGAACAACAACCTGGTAAGCAGCATGGATATCTTTGCCACCATTGCGGAAATTTTAGGCAATCCTAAAACACCTCATAAAATTGACGGCATCAGCTTCCTCAAGCAATTGGGTGACCCCATGGCGGCGGCAGACAGAAAATCACTGTATTATTATTACAACAGGAATGATCTGGAAGCGGTACGTTTCGAAAATTGGAAACTGGTATTTCCCCACACCTACCGTTCATATGAAGATGTCCTTCCGGGAAATGATGGATTTCCTGGAAAATACAATCACAAACAGGTGGAGGCTATGGAACTTTATGACCTGCGTAGAGATCCGGCAGAACGATACAATGTCATCCAACAGCATCCGCAAGTGCTGGAAAAATTATTGGAAATTGCAGATGAAGCAAGAAATGACCTAGGCGATAATCTACAAAAACAAGAAGGTAAAAACAGAAGACCCGTTGGACGTATCATCCGGGGAGAAGAAAAGTAA